A region from the Pseudomonas promysalinigenes genome encodes:
- a CDS encoding DUF748 domain-containing protein translates to MYKGLTRALGALLALVGLYSLLGFLVVPGVALRVANQQLAQYATVPAHLQRVEFNPFSLELTLWGLQLGEPGKEQVGFERLYANLALDSAWTGALHLQAIELDKPRNEVLFAKDGTLNLTQLFKLPPSQPKPDEPPSDPFPLRIGSIKLTGGYLHFEDQRPSEPIEFLYDDMNLELKNLSTLPDDNADMTLVALSPNGGRIDWSGTLSLAPIASQGTLKVTDAKMKLFWPYVRDAVPLVLEDGVVNLDTHYTLNLSKQTELLLDNTSVKVAPFAIKAPDGRPLVRLANLQVSETSIDLAKQRVTVGKVRSEKLETWAALEKDGQLDWQKLFASQPAKATPKQKAEPAAAEPAKDQQAANAPSKPWQVLLKDVQLRNYQVHLADRSQPEPVTLDVGPLNINLQGYDSLNQSPFTLKLDTGVGKQGKLQADGEVNLAPVTAKLNVSTRDIDLRVAQAYISPYIRLELRSGMLASDLKVDLKGTEPLALTVAGKAHINQLHTLDTIKGRDFVKWQQVNVDGLSYVHGDALAIDKVTLMQPYARFIINEDRTTSVDDLLIPQPAGAAASSPAKASQAAASKPLGIHIGQIDIKDGSANFADLTLTPNFATAIQQLNGQIGTIDNRKPTPAKVDVKGKVDRYAPVTIKGALNPFNPLASLDIATSFKRVELTTLTPYSGKFAGFRIRKGRLNLDLHYLITNGQLKAENKVVVEQLQLGEKVDSPDAVDLPIRLAIALLKDTQGRISIELPVTGDLNNPQFSVMPIVWQTLRNLVLRAAQAPFKFIGGLISGGSSQDLGTVAFAPGSSDLSGEAQAALNKLAAALKERPELRLEIEGTSAQSSDGPLIAQQRLEREYQATWYKILQRRGDKVPANPSMLQVDDSDKPAMLEGIYRTRLKQQPPAEWEQLSREQRTAKLREAVIKSWAESTALLRTLGQERASSIKDYLVDKGKLEDDRVYFIDTSLGQAEPDGRVITPMHLDAE, encoded by the coding sequence ATGTACAAAGGATTGACTCGCGCCCTTGGCGCCCTGCTGGCTCTGGTCGGCCTCTATAGCCTGCTCGGCTTTCTTGTGGTTCCTGGGGTCGCTTTGCGTGTGGCCAACCAGCAACTGGCCCAGTACGCCACCGTGCCTGCGCACCTGCAACGTGTGGAGTTCAACCCTTTCAGCCTCGAGCTGACGCTGTGGGGCCTGCAACTGGGCGAGCCGGGCAAGGAGCAGGTAGGCTTCGAACGGCTCTACGCCAACCTGGCACTCGACAGTGCGTGGACCGGCGCATTGCACCTGCAAGCCATTGAGCTCGACAAGCCTCGCAACGAGGTGTTGTTCGCCAAGGACGGTACGCTGAACCTGACCCAGCTATTCAAATTACCACCCAGCCAGCCCAAGCCGGATGAGCCCCCCAGCGACCCGTTTCCCCTGCGTATCGGCAGCATCAAGCTCACTGGCGGCTATTTGCATTTCGAGGACCAGCGCCCAAGCGAGCCAATCGAATTCCTCTACGATGACATGAACCTTGAGTTGAAGAACCTCAGCACCCTGCCGGACGACAACGCCGACATGACGCTGGTGGCGCTGAGCCCCAATGGCGGGCGCATCGACTGGAGCGGCACGCTCAGCCTGGCACCGATTGCCTCGCAAGGCACGCTGAAAGTCACCGACGCCAAGATGAAACTGTTCTGGCCCTATGTACGTGATGCCGTGCCTCTAGTGCTCGAAGACGGCGTGGTCAACCTCGACACCCACTACACCCTCAACCTCTCCAAGCAAACCGAGCTGTTGCTGGACAACACCTCGGTAAAAGTCGCCCCATTCGCCATCAAGGCCCCCGATGGTCGCCCCCTGGTGCGCCTGGCCAACCTGCAGGTGAGTGAGACCTCCATCGACCTGGCCAAACAGCGGGTCACCGTCGGCAAGGTGCGCAGTGAAAAACTGGAAACCTGGGCGGCGCTGGAGAAGGACGGTCAACTTGACTGGCAGAAACTGTTCGCCAGCCAGCCTGCGAAGGCCACACCCAAACAGAAGGCGGAACCTGCGGCTGCCGAACCTGCCAAGGATCAACAAGCCGCCAATGCGCCCAGCAAACCCTGGCAGGTGCTGCTCAAGGATGTGCAACTGCGCAACTATCAGGTACACCTGGCCGACCGCAGCCAGCCGGAGCCTGTGACCCTGGATGTCGGCCCGCTGAACATCAACCTGCAAGGCTACGACAGCCTCAACCAGTCACCCTTTACCCTCAAGCTCGATACTGGCGTGGGTAAACAAGGCAAGCTGCAGGCGGACGGTGAGGTTAACCTGGCGCCGGTCACGGCCAAATTGAATGTCAGTACCCGTGATATCGACCTGCGCGTTGCCCAGGCTTACATCAGCCCCTACATTCGCCTGGAACTTCGCAGCGGCATGCTTGCCAGCGATCTGAAGGTCGACCTCAAGGGCACCGAACCGCTGGCCCTCACCGTCGCGGGCAAGGCACACATCAACCAGTTGCACACACTCGATACCATCAAAGGCCGTGATTTCGTCAAGTGGCAGCAAGTCAACGTCGATGGCCTGTCGTATGTGCACGGTGATGCTCTGGCCATCGATAAGGTGACCTTGATGCAGCCGTATGCGCGGTTCATCATCAACGAAGACCGAACCACCAGTGTCGACGACCTGCTGATTCCGCAACCGGCTGGCGCAGCTGCAAGCAGCCCCGCCAAGGCGAGCCAGGCTGCAGCCAGCAAACCGCTCGGCATTCATATTGGCCAAATCGACATTAAAGACGGCTCTGCTAACTTCGCCGACCTGACCCTGACTCCGAACTTCGCCACTGCCATTCAACAGCTCAACGGCCAGATCGGCACTATCGATAACCGTAAGCCGACACCGGCCAAGGTCGACGTGAAAGGCAAAGTCGACCGTTATGCCCCAGTTACCATCAAAGGCGCCCTCAACCCGTTCAACCCGCTGGCCAGCCTGGACATCGCCACCAGCTTCAAACGCGTGGAGCTCACCACGTTGACCCCCTACTCCGGAAAGTTCGCGGGTTTTCGGATTCGCAAAGGTCGGTTGAACCTCGACCTGCACTACCTGATCACCAACGGCCAACTCAAGGCAGAGAACAAGGTGGTGGTCGAGCAACTGCAACTCGGCGAAAAGGTCGACAGCCCGGATGCCGTGGACCTGCCGATTAGACTGGCGATCGCCCTGCTCAAGGACACCCAGGGGCGTATCTCAATCGAATTGCCAGTCACGGGCGATTTGAACAACCCACAGTTCAGCGTCATGCCAATCGTCTGGCAGACGCTGCGCAATCTAGTACTGCGCGCCGCGCAGGCACCGTTCAAGTTCATCGGTGGGCTGATCAGCGGTGGTAGTTCGCAAGACCTCGGCACCGTGGCATTCGCCCCTGGTTCCAGCGACCTTAGTGGGGAAGCCCAGGCGGCACTCAATAAGCTGGCAGCAGCACTCAAGGAACGCCCAGAGCTGCGCCTGGAAATCGAAGGCACCAGCGCCCAGAGCAGCGACGGCCCTTTGATTGCGCAGCAGCGCCTGGAGCGCGAGTACCAGGCTACTTGGTACAAGATTCTGCAGCGCCGTGGCGATAAGGTCCCGGCCAACCCCTCGATGCTCCAGGTCGATGACAGCGACAAACCGGCGATGCTCGAAGGCATCTATCGCACCCGCCTCAAACAGCAGCCACCGGCGGAGTGGGAACAACTGAGCCGCGAGCAACGCACCGCCAAACTACGCGAAGCGGTGATCAAGTCGTGGGCCGAAAGCACCGCGCTGCTTCGTACCCTGGGCCAGGAGCGGGCGAGTAGCATCAAGGACTATCTGGTAGACAAGGGCAAGCTTGAAGATGACCGGGTGTACTTCATCGACACCAGCCTGGGACAAGCCGAGCCTGATGGGCGGGT